The following coding sequences lie in one Capsicum annuum cultivar UCD-10X-F1 chromosome 5, UCD10Xv1.1, whole genome shotgun sequence genomic window:
- the LOC107872302 gene encoding major pollen allergen Ole e 10, protein MELSNKKITSPFFSFLFISSLLIQCFPYVSSQGDKKFCVPKPEAKDEKLQACIKWVCKEGGVDCGPINAGGACFQPNTVRSRAAWAMNAYFQMKGKADAMCGFSGAGVVSSTDPSYGTCKYPS, encoded by the exons atggagTTGTCTAATAAGAAAATAACATCTCCattcttttctttcttgtttatttcttctcttcttataCAATGTTTTCCGTATGTTTCATCACAGGGGGACAAAAAATTTTGCGTACCCAAACCAGAGGCTAAAGATGAAAAATTGCAGGCCTGTATAAAATGGGTTTGCAAAGAGGGGGGTGTGGATTGTGGCCCAATTAATGCTGGAGGTGCATGTTTTCAGCCCAATACTGTTAGGTCTCGTGCAGCCTGGGCTATGAATGCTTACTTTCAAATGAAGGGTAAAGCTGACGCTATGTGTGGTTTTTCGGGCGCTGGTGTCGTCTCCTCCACTGATCCAA gttaTGGTACATGCAAGTACCCATCTTAA